From the genome of Triticum aestivum cultivar Chinese Spring chromosome 3B, IWGSC CS RefSeq v2.1, whole genome shotgun sequence, one region includes:
- the LOC123069239 gene encoding polyadenylate-binding protein-interacting protein 11: MAAVAEGSPAASAAAAKEAEYRKDVQKLVDLLSKLNPAAKEFVPSSAAATPRKGLSADAPVFYYGPIGGRNGGIAGYPGADAGYIGYQQRMRRNFVDNERRNVYINHGRRTNERARRADREESIRRTVYVSELDHTVTEERLAEIFANCGQVVDCRICGDPHSVMRFAFIEFSGEEGARAALNLGGTMLGFYPVRVLPSKTAILPVNPKFLPATEDEKEMVIRTVYCTNIDKKVTQLDVKSFFEELCGEVSRLRLLGDNVHSTRIAFVEFVNAEGAIQALNCSGMILGTLPVRVSPSKTPVKPRLNRVVSN; encoded by the exons atggcggcggtggcggagggctCGCCCGCGGCTTCcgcggcggcggccaaggaggcGGAGTACCGCAAGGACGTGCAGAAGCTGGTGGACCTGCTCTCCAAGCTGAACCCGGCCGCCAAGGAGTTCGTCCCGTCCTCCGCGGCCGCCACGCCCAGGAAGGGGCTGTCGGCGGACGCGCCGGTGTTCTACTACGGCCCGATCGGAGGCCGGAACGGGGGGATCGCCGGGTACCCCGGCGCCGACGCCGGGTACATTGGGTACCAGCAGCGCATG AGGAGGAATTTTGTAGATAATGAGAGGAGGAATGTATACATCAATCATGGAAGGAGGACAAACGAGAGGGCGAGGCGTGCAGACAGGGAAGAGAGCATCCGGCGAACCGTTTATGTCTCTGAACTCGACCATACA GTGACAGAGGAAAGACTTGCTGAAATCTTTGCTAATTGTGGGCAA GTTGTCGATTGCAGAATCTGTGGTGATCCACATTCTGTTATGAGGTTTGCATTCATTGAGTTCTCTGGTGAAG AGGGTGCTAGAGCTGCACTTAACCTTGGTGGCACAATGCTTGGGTTCTACCCAGTTAGAGTCTTGCCTTCAAAGACAGCAATCTTACCTGTGAATCCAAAATTTCTTCCAGCG ACGGAGGATGAGAAGGAAATGGTCATACGGACGGTTTATTGTACAAATATAGATAAGAAG GTTACTCAATTAGATGTAAAGAGTTTCTTTGAAGAACTTTGTGGTGAG GTCTCTCGTTTGAGACTTCTAGGCGACAATGTACATTCAACAAGGATTGCTTTTGTTGAGTTTGTCAAT GCTGAGGGTGCTATCCAGGCTCTGAATTGCAGTGGGATGATTTTGGGCACACTGCCAGTCAG GGTGAGCCCTTCAAAGACCCCGGTGAAGCCACGTTTAAATCGGGTGGTGTCAAACTGA
- the LOC123069240 gene encoding serine-rich adhesin for platelets isoform X2: MRLKELCADKSNLQHEQMKLQKQKSATNQLRVAEEPIDHPDNVRVIQRKLVYIIGMPSEFASEKILRQTSFLGQYGKIENIIIDNIGANQQIPDSGRVYVTFSREEEAVLCIEAVNGYILDGRPLKATFGVTRYCHIWLSNKVCQKPNCSYVHQKALPEDVCTKDDVGVFCARIQHLLGMNMKGPQQRSGVTLPSPGGCNSRTTMCSGNSKDKICVNDVVVLGVCNNNPGTLPAAIPRDSGKPPSIVNTALHQQNNHESVLSQQKQVASKSHELPPLRPKDQLASSDDKSNTSVHLGNGISDSKKMASEVNGTVETSWRKPHYANVVSQGSSGPARRLTVLTRELTSTDTRSKVTGQVGSWISSKAAGQASSSISSTDTRFKAAGQVVSSISSTVTRSKAAGQVVSWTSSTDTRSKAAGQVVSSTSSTDTRPKATGQVVSWTSSTDTRSKAAGQVVSSTSSTDTRSKAAGQVVSSTSSTDTRPKATGVTWISNSKRLGLPKDEGHDRTAIPRYQAVKGVSQRPEEPSNRLTSQLSSAVVKPHVRAEEKNACSDTRDNPVQEKHMQAMVSTVSASATALESSSVIPTVLRNHSSSNGVSQTSAGPDKLSNLHRKLASENQSKILHQQKAALSNKAVASGSILGNQVVCTDGKHQSSPQGGDRSLCNGEMTLLGAKIPSEHAEKIGLPRPVSDILAKDSQGRKRLVCPPGFSELRKSSDSGRSVSMSSSTCSALRSTSDAPAQDSSCSVTDQPDIISWVSECLEDDGAHKESSGVSISSTLSSTDTIWRPTPQVPGPSFGASNHCQLPPYPGGLPQSMGGDQNPMRCCCTFPSVSNRPNQMPEYWNGGANSYMAPGGYDTFYQNWTNGSADSGLNSAQVDLSYSMYTLF; encoded by the exons ATGAG ACTAAAGGAACTTTGTGCTGACAAATCAAATTTGCAACATGAACAAATGAAGCTTCAAAAGCAGAAATCGGCAACGAATCAGTTGAGAGTGGCAGAAGAACCAATAGATCATCCAGATAATGTTCGTGTGATTCAGAGGAAGCTTGTGTATATTATTGGGATGCCTTCTGAGTTTGCCAGCGAAAAG ATTCTAAGGCAAACGAGTTTTCTTGGGCAATATGGAAAAATAGAGAACATCATTATCGACAACATTGGAGCTAACCAACAGATTCCTGACTCTGGCCGTGT ATATGTCACATTTTCGAGAGAAGAAGAAGCTGTACTGTGCATAGAGGCGGTTAATGGTTACATCTTGGATGGCAGACCTTTAAA GGCAACCTTTGGCGTTACGAGATATTGTCATATATGGCTAAGCAATAAG GTTTGCCAAAAGCCAAATTGTTCATATGTGCACCAGAAAGCCCTACCAGAAGATGTTTGTACCAAAGATGATGTTGGTGTGTTTTGCGCAAG GATTCAGCATTTGCTGGGAATGAATATGAAGGGCCCCCAGCAGCGTTCAGGAGTTACTTTACCTTCTCCAGGTGGCTGCAATTCAAGAACTACCATGTGTAGTGGGAATTCCAAAGATAAA ATTTGCGTCAATGATGTAGTAGTACTCGGAGTTTGCAATAATAATCCTGGTACCCTGCCAGCAGCAATTCCACG GGATTCAGGCAAGCCGCCATCCATTGTAAATACAGCTCTTCATCAGCAGAATAATCATGAGAGCGTACTTAGTCAGCAAAAACAGGTTGCCTCCAAATCTCATGAATTACCACCACTTAGACCAAAGGACCAGTTGGCTTCTAGCGATGACAAATCCAATACATCTGTGCATTTGGGAAATGGAATTTCAGATTCCAAAAAAATGGCCTCAGAAGTAAATGGAACagttgaaacttcatggagaaaaCCACATTATGCTAATGTAGTTTCACAAGGATCTAGCGGACCAGCTCGCCGCTTGACTGTGCTTACCAGGGAGTTGACATCTACTGATACAAGGTCTAAAGTTACAGGACAAGTAGGTAGCTGGATATCATCTAAAGCTGCAGGACAAGCATCCAGTTCGATATCATCTACTGATACAAGGTTTAAAGCTGCAGGACAAGTAGTTAGTTCGATATCATCTACTGTTACAAGGTCTAAAGCTGCCGGGCAAGTAGTTAGTTGGACATCATCTACTGATACAAGATCTAAAGCTGCAGGACAAGTAGTTAGTTCAACATCATCTACTGATACAAGGCCTAAAGCTACAGGACAAGTAGTTAGTTGGACATCATCTACTGATACAAGGTCTAAAGCTGCAGGACAAGTAGTTAGCTCGACATCATCTACTGATACAAGGTCTAAAGCTGCAGGACAAGTAGTTAGTTCGACATCATCTACTGATACAAGGCCTAAAGCTACAGGAGTTACTTGGATTTCAAATTCCAAGAGACTTGGTTTGCCAAAAGATGAAGGCCATGACAGAACTGCAATTCCCAGATATCAGGCTGTAAAGGGAGTTTCCCAGAGACCAGAGGAACCTTCCAATAGGTTAACTAGCCAGCTTTCCTCAGCAGTTGTTAAACCTCATGTTAGGGCAGAGGAGAAGAATGCATGCTCAGATACCAGGGATAATCCAGTCCAAGAAAAGCACATGCAGGCTATGGTGAGCACTGTATCAGCCAGTGCAACTGCATTGGAGAGTTCGAGTGTCATTCCTACCGTGCTCCGTAATCATTCAAGTTCTAACGGTGTGTCACAGACATCAGCTGGGCCAGATAAGCTTTCAAATTTGCACAGAAAGTTGGCATCTGAAAACCAATCAAAGATCTTACATCAACAAAAGGCAGCTCTTTCAAATAAAGCTGTAGCAAGTGGTAGCATTCTCGGCAATCAAGTTGTGTGCACTGATGGCAAACATCAATCTTCACCACAAGGAGGGGATCGCAGCTTGTGCAATGGGGAAATGACCTTGTTAGGAGCTAAAATTCCATCTGAGCATGCAGAGAAGATTGGGCTACCAAGACCAGTCAGTGATATATTGGCCAAGGATAGTCAAGGAAGAAAGAGATTAGTTTGTCCACCTGGATTTAGCGAGCTTCGCAAGTCTTCTGATTCAGGCAGGTCTGTATCAATGAGCTCCTCAACTTGCTCTGCACTTCGCTCTACATCTGATGCCCCGGCACAAGATTCATCATGCTCTGTTACAGACCAACCAGACATCATTAGCTGGGTCTCAGAATGCCTGGAAGATGATGGAGCTCACAAAGAAAGTAGTGGTGTGAGCATATCTTCCACACTCAGCTCCACTGATACCATATGGAGACCCACACCACAGGTTCCTGGCCCCAGTTTCGGTGCATCAAATCACTGTCAGTTACCTCCATACCCTGGTGGCTTGCCCCAGTCCATGGGTGGGGATCAAAACCCCATGAGATGCTGCTGCACTTTTCCGTCCGTAAGCAATAGACCAAATCAGATGCCTGAATATTGGAATGGAGGTGCCAATAGCTACATGGCCCCTGGTGGGTATGATACATTCTACCAAAACTGGACTAATGGAAGTGCAGATTCAGGCCTGAACAGTGCACAAGTTGACCTTTCATACTCCATGTACACCCTGTTCTGA
- the LOC123069240 gene encoding serine-rich adhesin for platelets isoform X1 — MSTQAKDKCPLCMETMDLTDKQLKPCKCGYEICLWCWHHIMEMDQKDECGGRCPGCRSIYNKDRILGTSISNQILKELCADKSNLQHEQMKLQKQKSATNQLRVAEEPIDHPDNVRVIQRKLVYIIGMPSEFASEKILRQTSFLGQYGKIENIIIDNIGANQQIPDSGRVYVTFSREEEAVLCIEAVNGYILDGRPLKATFGVTRYCHIWLSNKVCQKPNCSYVHQKALPEDVCTKDDVGVFCARIQHLLGMNMKGPQQRSGVTLPSPGGCNSRTTMCSGNSKDKICVNDVVVLGVCNNNPGTLPAAIPRDSGKPPSIVNTALHQQNNHESVLSQQKQVASKSHELPPLRPKDQLASSDDKSNTSVHLGNGISDSKKMASEVNGTVETSWRKPHYANVVSQGSSGPARRLTVLTRELTSTDTRSKVTGQVGSWISSKAAGQASSSISSTDTRFKAAGQVVSSISSTVTRSKAAGQVVSWTSSTDTRSKAAGQVVSSTSSTDTRPKATGQVVSWTSSTDTRSKAAGQVVSSTSSTDTRSKAAGQVVSSTSSTDTRPKATGVTWISNSKRLGLPKDEGHDRTAIPRYQAVKGVSQRPEEPSNRLTSQLSSAVVKPHVRAEEKNACSDTRDNPVQEKHMQAMVSTVSASATALESSSVIPTVLRNHSSSNGVSQTSAGPDKLSNLHRKLASENQSKILHQQKAALSNKAVASGSILGNQVVCTDGKHQSSPQGGDRSLCNGEMTLLGAKIPSEHAEKIGLPRPVSDILAKDSQGRKRLVCPPGFSELRKSSDSGRSVSMSSSTCSALRSTSDAPAQDSSCSVTDQPDIISWVSECLEDDGAHKESSGVSISSTLSSTDTIWRPTPQVPGPSFGASNHCQLPPYPGGLPQSMGGDQNPMRCCCTFPSVSNRPNQMPEYWNGGANSYMAPGGYDTFYQNWTNGSADSGLNSAQVDLSYSMYTLF; from the exons ATGAGTACCCAAGCTAAAGACAAATGCCCACTTTGCATGGAGACCATGGATTTGACAGATAAACAGCTGAAACCTTGTAAATGCGGATATGAG ATATGTCTTTGGTGCTGGCATCATATAATGGAAATGGACCAGAAGGACGAGTGTGGCGGGAGGTGCCCTGGATGCCGTTCTATCTACAACAAGGATAGGATTTTGGGGACTAGCATCAGCAACCAAAT ACTAAAGGAACTTTGTGCTGACAAATCAAATTTGCAACATGAACAAATGAAGCTTCAAAAGCAGAAATCGGCAACGAATCAGTTGAGAGTGGCAGAAGAACCAATAGATCATCCAGATAATGTTCGTGTGATTCAGAGGAAGCTTGTGTATATTATTGGGATGCCTTCTGAGTTTGCCAGCGAAAAG ATTCTAAGGCAAACGAGTTTTCTTGGGCAATATGGAAAAATAGAGAACATCATTATCGACAACATTGGAGCTAACCAACAGATTCCTGACTCTGGCCGTGT ATATGTCACATTTTCGAGAGAAGAAGAAGCTGTACTGTGCATAGAGGCGGTTAATGGTTACATCTTGGATGGCAGACCTTTAAA GGCAACCTTTGGCGTTACGAGATATTGTCATATATGGCTAAGCAATAAG GTTTGCCAAAAGCCAAATTGTTCATATGTGCACCAGAAAGCCCTACCAGAAGATGTTTGTACCAAAGATGATGTTGGTGTGTTTTGCGCAAG GATTCAGCATTTGCTGGGAATGAATATGAAGGGCCCCCAGCAGCGTTCAGGAGTTACTTTACCTTCTCCAGGTGGCTGCAATTCAAGAACTACCATGTGTAGTGGGAATTCCAAAGATAAA ATTTGCGTCAATGATGTAGTAGTACTCGGAGTTTGCAATAATAATCCTGGTACCCTGCCAGCAGCAATTCCACG GGATTCAGGCAAGCCGCCATCCATTGTAAATACAGCTCTTCATCAGCAGAATAATCATGAGAGCGTACTTAGTCAGCAAAAACAGGTTGCCTCCAAATCTCATGAATTACCACCACTTAGACCAAAGGACCAGTTGGCTTCTAGCGATGACAAATCCAATACATCTGTGCATTTGGGAAATGGAATTTCAGATTCCAAAAAAATGGCCTCAGAAGTAAATGGAACagttgaaacttcatggagaaaaCCACATTATGCTAATGTAGTTTCACAAGGATCTAGCGGACCAGCTCGCCGCTTGACTGTGCTTACCAGGGAGTTGACATCTACTGATACAAGGTCTAAAGTTACAGGACAAGTAGGTAGCTGGATATCATCTAAAGCTGCAGGACAAGCATCCAGTTCGATATCATCTACTGATACAAGGTTTAAAGCTGCAGGACAAGTAGTTAGTTCGATATCATCTACTGTTACAAGGTCTAAAGCTGCCGGGCAAGTAGTTAGTTGGACATCATCTACTGATACAAGATCTAAAGCTGCAGGACAAGTAGTTAGTTCAACATCATCTACTGATACAAGGCCTAAAGCTACAGGACAAGTAGTTAGTTGGACATCATCTACTGATACAAGGTCTAAAGCTGCAGGACAAGTAGTTAGCTCGACATCATCTACTGATACAAGGTCTAAAGCTGCAGGACAAGTAGTTAGTTCGACATCATCTACTGATACAAGGCCTAAAGCTACAGGAGTTACTTGGATTTCAAATTCCAAGAGACTTGGTTTGCCAAAAGATGAAGGCCATGACAGAACTGCAATTCCCAGATATCAGGCTGTAAAGGGAGTTTCCCAGAGACCAGAGGAACCTTCCAATAGGTTAACTAGCCAGCTTTCCTCAGCAGTTGTTAAACCTCATGTTAGGGCAGAGGAGAAGAATGCATGCTCAGATACCAGGGATAATCCAGTCCAAGAAAAGCACATGCAGGCTATGGTGAGCACTGTATCAGCCAGTGCAACTGCATTGGAGAGTTCGAGTGTCATTCCTACCGTGCTCCGTAATCATTCAAGTTCTAACGGTGTGTCACAGACATCAGCTGGGCCAGATAAGCTTTCAAATTTGCACAGAAAGTTGGCATCTGAAAACCAATCAAAGATCTTACATCAACAAAAGGCAGCTCTTTCAAATAAAGCTGTAGCAAGTGGTAGCATTCTCGGCAATCAAGTTGTGTGCACTGATGGCAAACATCAATCTTCACCACAAGGAGGGGATCGCAGCTTGTGCAATGGGGAAATGACCTTGTTAGGAGCTAAAATTCCATCTGAGCATGCAGAGAAGATTGGGCTACCAAGACCAGTCAGTGATATATTGGCCAAGGATAGTCAAGGAAGAAAGAGATTAGTTTGTCCACCTGGATTTAGCGAGCTTCGCAAGTCTTCTGATTCAGGCAGGTCTGTATCAATGAGCTCCTCAACTTGCTCTGCACTTCGCTCTACATCTGATGCCCCGGCACAAGATTCATCATGCTCTGTTACAGACCAACCAGACATCATTAGCTGGGTCTCAGAATGCCTGGAAGATGATGGAGCTCACAAAGAAAGTAGTGGTGTGAGCATATCTTCCACACTCAGCTCCACTGATACCATATGGAGACCCACACCACAGGTTCCTGGCCCCAGTTTCGGTGCATCAAATCACTGTCAGTTACCTCCATACCCTGGTGGCTTGCCCCAGTCCATGGGTGGGGATCAAAACCCCATGAGATGCTGCTGCACTTTTCCGTCCGTAAGCAATAGACCAAATCAGATGCCTGAATATTGGAATGGAGGTGCCAATAGCTACATGGCCCCTGGTGGGTATGATACATTCTACCAAAACTGGACTAATGGAAGTGCAGATTCAGGCCTGAACAGTGCACAAGTTGACCTTTCATACTCCATGTACACCCTGTTCTGA